Part of the Gemmatimonadota bacterium genome is shown below.
CGCTACTACATTTCCGAATATCAAGCTCTGGAAATTGCTCTCCCAAAAGAGGCCGAACAACATAAGGTCATCGCGTGCCTGATGTCGCTGGATGAAGTGATTGCCGCCCAGGGGCGGAAAGTCGAGGCGTTGAAGGCTCACAAACGGGGTCTGATGCAGCAGCTTTTCCCCCGCGACGGGGAAACGGTTCCGCGCCTCCGCTTTTCGGAGTTCCGTGAAGGGCCGGAGTGGGCTGAATCAGCACTGGGTTCACTGGCCGCCGTCAAGAACGGATATGCGTTCAAAAGCTCGACTTACGCGACCCAGGGGTTTCGCATTGTGACAATCGCCAATGTTCAAGCTGGCCAGCTTGCTCTCGGTGTCACAAAACGCATCGCGGAGTTACCCACGGATCTGCAGAATCATCAGAGGTTATCAGTAGGAGACATCTTGATCTCCATGACCGGCAACGTAGGTAGGGTTTGCTTGGTCAATTACCCCAATCTTTTGCTCAACCAGCGGGTTGGAAAGCTGATTCCGTATGATGTGAATCAAGAATTCTTCTACCACGCACTTCAGCGCGATGAGTTCCGCAAGACTATGCAGTTAAAGGCTGCAGGTGGGGCGCAGGGAAATCTGAGTGCCCCGGATATAGCCGGATACGTTGTTGCGTGGCCGCGAAACGATAAGGAGCAGCATCGAGTCGCCGACTGCCTCTCCTCCATCGACCGCCAGATTGCAGCCGAGTCAGAAAAGCTCCACGTCATGAGAAACCATAAGAAGGGTCTCATGCAGCAGCTATTTCCCCCGCCGGAAGGGACGTAAGGCATGCCTTACGCTTCCTATTTGAGTCTGCCTTGGCTAGCGGAGCATCTCCGCGATGAATTGCGGTCGAAAAAGTCGATCCTTCTCTACGCGTACAACGGGGCGGGCAAGACGAGACTGTCTGGCGCGTTCAAAGATTTGGGGAAGAAGGGGGATGACCGGGATACGTTGTACTTCAACGCGTTCACCGAAGACTTGTTCAACTGGCACAACGACCTCCAGAACGACCGCCAGCGAGCGCTCACCATAAACAAGGAATCCCGCTTCTTCGAGGGGCTCTGGCAGTTGGAGATGGAAACCCGTATCCGTCGGCTGTTGGACCGGTACGCTGACTTCGACTTCCGTATCGACACCGAGAACTGGAAAGTCAGTTTCTCGCGTGAAATCACGACGGGCGAGGGCGACAGCGCCAAGACCGAAGTCGTCGACGATATCAAGATCTCCCGTGGCGAAGAGAACATCTTCATCTGGTGCTTTTTCCTTGCAATCGTGCGGCTCGTGCTGGATGACGACGGCAATGGCCCCTATTCCTGGGTCAAGTACATCTACGTTGACGATCCGATCTCGTCCCTGGACGACAACAACGCGGTCGCCGTTGCACACCACCTAGCGCAGTTGCTGAAAGATGCGCCCGACCAGCTGCGGGTGGTCGTCTCCACCCACCATGTGCTCTTCTTCAACGTTCTTTGCAACGAGATGAAGAAGCCACGCAAATATTTCCTGACTAGGGAACCGCGAGGGCGTGGCTTTACAGTGCAGGAGACCGACAGCACGCCGTTCCTTTACCACCTTGCGTCGCTGCAGGAGCTATACATGGCGCATGAGTCCGGCGCGCTGTACACGCATCACTTCAACATGATGCGCCGCGTAATGGAGCAAACAGCTTGCTTTTTCGGATATGAGAGCTGGGATAAGTGCCTCAAGCCTGAGGACGACGATCCCA
Proteins encoded:
- a CDS encoding restriction endonuclease subunit S, which gives rise to MAKNDKSVTMPRLRFPEFQHLPGWEKQPLSALLNYERPDEYFVSDTAYQQSGTPVLTANKSFILGYTNESDGIYEDLPAVIFDDFTTDKKYVNFPFKVKSSAIKILTTKGDDSLKLIFELMGGLNFKPKEHKRYYISEYQALEIALPKEAEQHKVIACLMSLDEVIAAQGRKVEALKAHKRGLMQQLFPRDGETVPRLRFSEFREGPEWAESALGSLAAVKNGYAFKSSTYATQGFRIVTIANVQAGQLALGVTKRIAELPTDLQNHQRLSVGDILISMTGNVGRVCLVNYPNLLLNQRVGKLIPYDVNQEFFYHALQRDEFRKTMQLKAAGGAQGNLSAPDIAGYVVAWPRNDKEQHRVADCLSSIDRQIAAESEKLHVMRNHKKGLMQQLFPPPEGT
- a CDS encoding AAA family ATPase, whose translation is MPYASYLSLPWLAEHLRDELRSKKSILLYAYNGAGKTRLSGAFKDLGKKGDDRDTLYFNAFTEDLFNWHNDLQNDRQRALTINKESRFFEGLWQLEMETRIRRLLDRYADFDFRIDTENWKVSFSREITTGEGDSAKTEVVDDIKISRGEENIFIWCFFLAIVRLVLDDDGNGPYSWVKYIYVDDPISSLDDNNAVAVAHHLAQLLKDAPDQLRVVVSTHHVLFFNVLCNEMKKPRKYFLTREPRGRGFTVQETDSTPFLYHLASLQELYMAHESGALYTHHFNMMRRVMEQTACFFGYESWDKCLKPEDDDPNATIYKRVIDLMSHGDYSLYEPREMLPENKEHFGRALRQFIAHHPFNPVLFPNETT